The following are from one region of the Silene latifolia isolate original U9 population chromosome 9, ASM4854445v1, whole genome shotgun sequence genome:
- the LOC141600763 gene encoding scopoletin glucosyltransferase-like codes for MKPVSGFNFADNVARDISLLNLAYKPFVNVSSDDETFILPLIPHEIKLTRYQLAPELTGDKDHPMRKRIEMIKKSELESFGVIVNRFYELEPNYVEFYKTELRRKVWYVGPVSLCNRSVEEKAQRGKEASIDEHDCLNWLNSKRPASMVYICFGSMSPSFAAQLHEIAIALENSEKNFIWVVRNGDNSGKNEQEWLPPGFEQRTEGRGLIIRGWALQVLILEHEAIGAFVTHCGWNSTLEGISAGVPMVTWPIFAEQFCNEKLVTDVLKIGVSVGVKKWSRMPFIKDLISREVIETALREITEREVVEELRQRAKQLKEKAWNAMADGGPSYSDLSALIDELRSYHTYKRVI; via the exons ATGAAACCAGTTTCGGGCTTTAATTTTGCCGACAATGTGGCCAGAGATATTAGCTTATTGAATTT aGCATACAAGCCTTTTGTGAACGTCTCGTCCGACGATGAGACGTTCATTCTTCCTCTCATTCCACATGAGATCAAATTGACTCGCTATCAATTGGCCCCCGAGTTAACAGGAGACAAGGATCATCCAATGCGTAAGAGAATTGAAATGATCAAGAAATCGGAACTGGAGAGTTTTGGTGTGATTGTCAACCGCTTTTACGAGCTAGAGCCGAATTATGTTGAGTTTTACAAGACTGAATTAAGGAGAAAGGTGTGGTATGTGGGACCGGTTTCTTTGTGCAATAGGAGCGTCGAGGAGAAGGCTCAGAGAGGAAAAGAGGCTTCAATCGACGAGCACGACTGCTTGAATTGGCTCAATTCCAAGAGGCCTGCTTCGATGGTATACATTTGCTTTGGGAGCATGTCACCCTCGTTTGCTGCACAATTGCACGAGATAGCAATCGCTCTAGAAAATTCCGAAAAGAACTTCATCTGGGTGGTGCGAAATGGGGACAATAGTGGGAAGAATGAACAAGAATGGTTGCCACCGGGATTCGAGCAGAGGACAGAAGGGAGAGGCTTAATAATAAGAGGATGGGCACTGCAAGTACTAATATTGGAGCACGAGGCGATAGGAGcatttgtgactcattgtggatGGAACTCGACACTAGAAGGGATCTCTGCCGGCGTGCCAATGGTGACATGGCCAATTTTTGCTGAACAGTTCTGCAATGAAAAACTGGTGACTGATGTTCTGAAGATTGGAGTATCTGTTGGAGTGAAGAAGTGGAGTAGAATGCCCTTTATCAAAGACCTTATAAGCCGGGAAGTTATAGAGACGGCGTTGAGAGAGATAACTGAAAGAGAAGTTGTTGAGGAGCTGAGACAACGAGCGAAACAGTTGAAGGAAAAGGCGTGGAACGCGATGGCGGACGGTGGCCCATCTTACTCTGATTTGAGTGCATTGATTGATGAGTTGAGGAGCTACCACACTTACAAGCGAGTGATCTAA